Proteins encoded within one genomic window of bacterium:
- a CDS encoding DUF2283 domain-containing protein has translation MIIRYNRESNTLDIWFGNPIDKFICGEIGDGIILKKDKDGNVIGIEKLYISKRVGISSSPLEVMIDKTLDTQYISSIPPPGGLYIFSILRDTNKKLDFLTFNFKI, from the coding sequence GTGATTATAAGGTATAACAGAGAGAGCAATACATTAGATATTTGGTTTGGTAATCCTATAGATAAGTTTATATGTGGAGAAATAGGAGATGGAATTATTCTAAAAAAAGATAAAGATGGAAATGTTATAGGAATAGAAAAATTGTATATTTCCAAAAGAGTTGGAATTTCTTCTTCCCCTCTCGAAGTAATGATTGATAAAACCCTTGACACCCAATATATAAGTAGTATACCCCCACCCGGAGGACTATATATTTTTTCTATTTTGAGAGACACAAATAAAAAACTTGATTTTTTAACTTTTAATTTTAAGATTTAA
- a CDS encoding glycosyltransferase family 39 protein has protein sequence MLKNFIKRINLVILIFFILLFFARELIVSSEKSITCDETVHIPAGYFYVKNGDFFINFEHPPFSKILSGLFIIKQKIFFSEEAYRNLRKNEWDLGMFFFYLNRENVDNIVFWARFPMILLGILLGFFIYLWSKELYGEIAGLFCLFLFSFCPNFLAHSCLVTTDVPFTAFFVITLYYLWKFFETNNNKYLLFSGIFFGLSISTKFTGIVVIPFIILFLIIMKIKDNFKTKLKSNLIFFLLYLVLIPFIVLLLTYRIYGFKNFLLGLKTIVFETTERGHMSFLNGRFSTTGWRYYFILAFLYKTPIALIIFFILSIFINRKIEKKEFFLILPAFIFFIFSSFSKKQIGIRYILPFYALIYIYCGRLCVYHEKIKIKPVFKKVILIILIFWYAFSSFKIHPHYLAYFNEIAGGPENGWKHLIDSNIDWGQDLKGLKEYLQKEGKPEIMLNYFGSILPETYGIVYEPFFYPLFLNLPQQYYRLNSEFPQKEYLVISVNYLQGLVYNDHNIFNWLKEIKPRIKIGYSIFVYDITEDIFIRTKLFEMFDKYGFARQAERQKKIIDRIKNK, from the coding sequence ATGTTAAAAAATTTTATAAAAAGAATAAATCTGGTGATTTTAATCTTTTTTATTCTATTATTTTTTGCAAGAGAGTTAATTGTCTCTTCTGAAAAATCAATTACCTGTGATGAAACTGTCCATATTCCAGCAGGATATTTTTATGTTAAAAATGGTGATTTTTTTATAAATTTTGAACACCCTCCTTTCTCAAAAATTCTTTCAGGTCTTTTTATCATAAAACAGAAAATTTTTTTTTCAGAAGAAGCATATAGAAATTTAAGGAAAAATGAATGGGATCTTGGAATGTTTTTTTTCTACCTTAATAGAGAGAATGTTGATAATATAGTTTTCTGGGCTCGTTTTCCAATGATTTTACTTGGTATTTTACTTGGTTTTTTCATATATTTGTGGTCAAAAGAATTATATGGTGAAATTGCAGGACTTTTCTGTTTATTTTTATTTTCATTCTGCCCAAACTTTCTTGCTCACAGTTGTCTTGTAACTACAGATGTTCCCTTTACTGCTTTTTTTGTTATAACCCTTTATTATCTGTGGAAATTCTTTGAAACAAACAATAATAAATATTTACTTTTTTCTGGAATATTTTTTGGTCTTTCTATATCAACAAAATTTACTGGAATTGTAGTTATACCGTTTATAATTCTGTTTCTTATAATTATGAAAATAAAGGATAATTTCAAAACAAAATTGAAATCAAATCTTATTTTTTTCCTCCTTTATCTTGTTTTAATTCCATTCATTGTTTTACTCCTGACTTATAGAATTTATGGTTTTAAAAATTTTTTACTTGGATTAAAAACAATTGTTTTTGAGACAACAGAAAGAGGACATATGAGTTTTTTAAATGGCAGATTTTCAACAACCGGCTGGAGATACTATTTTATACTTGCATTCCTTTACAAAACTCCAATTGCTCTGATAATTTTTTTTATTCTTTCAATCTTCATAAACAGAAAAATAGAAAAAAAAGAGTTTTTTCTGATTTTACCTGCTTTTATTTTTTTCATTTTTTCCTCTTTTAGCAAAAAACAGATTGGAATTAGATATATACTGCCATTTTATGCTTTAATTTATATTTACTGTGGAAGATTGTGTGTCTATCATGAAAAAATAAAAATCAAACCTGTCTTTAAAAAAGTTATTTTAATAATATTGATTTTCTGGTATGCTTTTTCATCTTTTAAAATTCATCCCCATTATCTTGCATATTTTAATGAAATTGCTGGAGGACCTGAAAATGGATGGAAACATTTAATTGATTCAAATATAGATTGGGGACAGGATTTGAAGGGATTAAAAGAATATTTACAGAAAGAAGGAAAACCAGAAATAATGCTTAATTATTTTGGTTCAATTCTTCCTGAAACATATGGAATTGTTTATGAGCCATTTTTTTATCCTCTTTTTTTAAATCTTCCACAGCAATATTATCGTTTAAATTCAGAATTTCCTCAAAAAGAATATCTTGTTATAAGTGTGAATTATCTGCAAGGACTGGTTTATAATGACCATAATATTTTTAACTGGCTAAAGGAAATAAAACCAAGAATAAAAATTGGGTATAGTATTTTTGTTTATGACATTACAGAAGATATTTTCATAAGGACAAAATTATTTGAGATGTTTGATAAATACGGTTTTGCAAGACAGGCAGAAAGACAGAAAAAAATAATAGATAGAATAAAAAACAAATAA
- the hypE gene encoding hydrogenase expression/formation protein HypE, protein MKEDRIILSHGSGGKLMHSLIENIFLKNFKNDILEKLYDSGIIEFEDFDLCFTTDSYTVEPVFFKGGDIGKLSICGTVNDLAVCGAKPLYLSASFIIEEGFEIKNIEKIVKSMEKIAREADVKIVTGDTKVVEKGKIDKIFINTAGIGIKEKRIKLGIERIEEGDVVIINGGIAEHGLSVLLSRDIYDIESEIKSDCAPLNKLISEILKETDGIKFMRDPTRGGISATLNEIVRNRDFGIVIYENKIPVKKEVLSMCEILGFDPLNIANEGKVIIICSRKDSEKVIKKMKKNIYGKKAEIIGEIVKRPEGKVLIETLSGARRIVDMPVGEQFPRIC, encoded by the coding sequence ATGAAAGAAGATAGAATTATTTTATCGCATGGAAGCGGTGGTAAGTTGATGCACAGTTTAATAGAAAATATTTTTTTAAAAAACTTTAAAAATGATATTCTTGAAAAACTTTATGATTCAGGGATTATTGAATTTGAAGATTTTGACTTGTGTTTTACCACTGATTCCTATACTGTTGAACCTGTTTTTTTTAAAGGAGGAGATATAGGTAAACTTTCTATCTGTGGAACTGTTAATGATTTAGCAGTCTGTGGAGCAAAACCTCTTTATCTATCTGCAAGTTTTATAATAGAAGAGGGATTTGAAATAAAGAATATTGAAAAAATTGTAAAGTCAATGGAAAAAATAGCAAGAGAAGCAGATGTTAAAATTGTTACAGGTGATACCAAAGTTGTGGAAAAAGGTAAGATTGATAAGATTTTTATAAATACGGCAGGAATAGGAATAAAAGAGAAAAGAATAAAACTTGGAATAGAAAGAATAGAAGAAGGAGATGTTGTAATAATAAATGGCGGAATTGCTGAACATGGACTTTCTGTTTTGCTTTCAAGGGATATTTATGATATTGAATCAGAAATAAAAAGTGACTGTGCTCCTTTAAATAAACTAATATCTGAAATTTTAAAAGAGACAGATGGAATAAAGTTCATGAGGGACCCAACAAGGGGAGGAATTTCTGCAACTTTAAATGAAATAGTAAGAAACAGGGATTTTGGGATAGTCATTTATGAAAACAAAATCCCTGTAAAAAAAGAAGTTTTATCAATGTGTGAAATTCTTGGTTTTGACCCTTTAAATATTGCAAATGAAGGGAAGGTTATTATTATATGCAGTAGAAAAGATAGTGAAAAAGTAATTAAAAAAATGAAAAAAAATATATATGGGAAAAAAGCAGAAATTATAGGAGAGATTGTGAAAAGGCCAGAAGGAAAAGTTTTAATTGAAACACTATCAGGTGCAAGGAGAATTGTAGATATGCCTGTTGGAGAACAATTTCCAAGAATATGTTAA
- the hypD gene encoding hydrogenase formation protein HypD, translating to MEYIKEYRNTEKQKEIITEIQKYSKILKKKINIMEVCGTHTMAIGKYGIRKLLPENVNLISGPGCPVCVTPEEYIDTAIELSRDKDVFITTFGDMMKVPGSFSSLEKERANGAKIFVVYSPLDALKVSYENKNKKVIFLSIGFETTTPLISQTVKIAREEKIRNFFVLSGNKLIPPVMEFLLKQKDTEIEGFICPGHVSAITGIEPYKSISKKFNVSCVISGFEPLDILLSILLILKSINEGKSEVINEYKRTVREEGNIKAKKTIYDTFKIIDSEWRGIGIVEDSGLKLKEEFIDFDAEKEFVIKIKSSGKKKSCLCGEILKGKKIPFDCPLFEKICNPENPVGPCMVSSEGTCSAYYKYERR from the coding sequence ATGGAATATATAAAAGAATACAGAAATACAGAAAAGCAGAAAGAAATAATAACAGAAATACAGAAATACAGCAAAATTTTGAAAAAGAAAATAAATATAATGGAAGTTTGTGGAACCCATACCATGGCTATCGGTAAATACGGAATAAGAAAATTGCTTCCTGAAAATGTAAATTTAATTTCAGGCCCTGGTTGTCCTGTCTGCGTTACTCCTGAAGAATATATAGATACCGCTATTGAATTGTCAAGGGATAAAGATGTTTTTATCACAACCTTTGGGGATATGATGAAAGTTCCTGGAAGTTTTTCTTCTCTTGAGAAAGAAAGAGCAAATGGTGCTAAAATTTTTGTAGTATATTCTCCACTCGATGCTTTGAAGGTATCTTACGAAAATAAAAATAAAAAAGTAATTTTCCTATCTATTGGTTTTGAGACAACAACCCCTTTAATTTCCCAGACAGTTAAGATTGCAAGAGAGGAAAAAATAAGAAATTTTTTTGTACTTTCTGGAAATAAACTTATACCACCTGTTATGGAATTTTTATTGAAACAAAAGGATACAGAAATAGAAGGTTTTATATGTCCAGGACATGTAAGTGCTATTACAGGAATAGAGCCATATAAATCAATCTCAAAAAAATTTAATGTTTCGTGCGTTATAAGTGGTTTTGAGCCACTGGATATTTTACTTTCAATTCTTTTGATTTTGAAAAGTATTAATGAAGGAAAGTCAGAAGTAATTAATGAATATAAAAGAACAGTAAGAGAGGAAGGAAATATTAAAGCAAAAAAAACAATTTATGATACTTTTAAAATTATTGATTCTGAATGGAGAGGGATAGGTATTGTTGAAGATAGTGGTTTAAAACTGAAAGAAGAATTCATTGATTTTGATGCTGAAAAAGAGTTTGTGATAAAAATAAAAAGTTCAGGTAAAAAGAAAAGTTGTTTATGCGGAGAAATTTTAAAAGGAAAGAAAATCCCTTTTGACTGTCCATTATTTGAAAAAATTTGTAATCCTGAAAATCCGGTTGGTCCCTGCATGGTTTCATCAGAAGGGACTTGTAGCGCCTATTATAAATATGAAAGAAGATAG
- a CDS encoding HypC/HybG/HupF family hydrogenase formation chaperone — protein MCLAIPMKVEEIEGDYAVVSSGNVKRKVNISLVENVKKGDYLIIHAGFAIEKLDKKEAKKTLNIIKEMKWNI, from the coding sequence ATGTGCCTTGCAATTCCAATGAAGGTTGAGGAAATTGAAGGAGATTATGCAGTTGTTTCTTCTGGAAATGTTAAAAGAAAAGTTAATATATCACTTGTAGAAAATGTTAAAAAGGGAGATTATTTAATTATTCATGCTGGCTTTGCTATTGAAAAACTTGATAAAAAAGAAGCAAAAAAGACACTCAATATAATAAAAGAAATGAAATGGAATATATAA
- a CDS encoding DUF3108 domain-containing protein: MRKYFVFIIVSLFLSGCICEKIEEKKKLEELPEVYFPSEEKTEESKIEITKEEKKEEEIVEKKKEEEVKEEKKEEEIVEKKKEEEVKEEKKEEGVVQKEEVEGIKEEKTEEKEEIVLLPKKVVFPKKEEKITGVPQPFFVNYLGECLIYELKWNFVNLGKAIIVCLEEKDRYRLVGITLPSGVPAQIGYGYNRVDSFIDKKTGKTSYFYIYSKTGDKEQITDLYFNWNANQYTCITKTYKNKNLLSTKREVINFDGEIFDCLGFFYFLRNGDINTFKNNQFPIALKEKWYLKINFKGKEVKKLPNGESKEVFILEPLARKEKESFKKGIIDIWITNDSEREPLFFEGRLPIGKAVMNLTKVIKLEQKSDINVNKVLNEIVSTL, translated from the coding sequence GTGAGAAAGTATTTTGTTTTTATAATTGTTTCTCTTTTTCTTTCAGGATGCATATGTGAAAAAATAGAAGAGAAAAAGAAGTTGGAAGAATTACCAGAAGTTTATTTTCCATCTGAGGAAAAAACAGAGGAAAGCAAAATAGAGATCACAAAGGAAGAGAAAAAAGAGGAAGAAATTGTGGAAAAGAAAAAAGAGGAAGAAGTTAAGGAAGAGAAAAAAGAGGAAGAAATTGTGGAAAAGAAAAAAGAGGAAGAAGTTAAGGAAGAGAAAAAAGAGGAAGGAGTTGTTCAGAAAGAAGAAGTTGAAGGAATAAAGGAAGAAAAAACAGAAGAGAAAGAAGAAATTGTTTTACTACCTAAAAAAGTAGTTTTTCCAAAAAAAGAGGAAAAAATTACAGGTGTTCCTCAACCTTTTTTTGTGAATTATCTTGGAGAATGCTTAATCTATGAACTTAAATGGAATTTTGTAAATCTTGGTAAAGCAATAATAGTTTGTTTGGAAGAAAAAGATAGATATCGTCTTGTAGGAATAACTCTTCCAAGTGGTGTTCCTGCTCAGATTGGATATGGATATAACAGAGTAGATTCATTTATAGATAAGAAAACAGGGAAAACATCTTACTTTTACATATATTCAAAAACAGGTGATAAAGAACAGATAACTGATTTATATTTTAACTGGAATGCAAACCAGTATACCTGTATTACAAAAACATATAAAAATAAAAATTTATTATCAACAAAAAGAGAAGTAATTAATTTTGATGGAGAAATTTTTGATTGTCTTGGATTTTTTTATTTTCTGCGTAATGGAGATATCAATACTTTTAAAAATAATCAATTCCCCATTGCTTTAAAGGAAAAGTGGTATTTAAAAATAAATTTTAAAGGTAAGGAAGTAAAAAAATTGCCAAACGGTGAAAGTAAAGAGGTTTTTATTCTTGAACCCCTTGCGAGAAAAGAAAAAGAAAGTTTTAAAAAGGGAATAATTGATATCTGGATAACAAATGATAGCGAAAGGGAACCTTTATTTTTTGAAGGAAGATTACCCATAGGTAAAGCAGTAATGAATCTAACAAAAGTAATAAAGTTGGAACAGAAATCTGATATAAATGTAAATAAGGTTCTTAATGAGATTGTTTCAACTCTTTAA
- a CDS encoding cupin domain-containing protein translates to MINKREDMEFEEREKMRGGEGIIKILHFFKKEDFKANVRLCAKLIIEPGCSIGLHQHLDEDEVFIILKGKGIMYDGKNEYSVKEGDAILTGNGEQHSIKNIGKDNLEIIAFISKY, encoded by the coding sequence ATGATAAATAAAAGGGAAGATATGGAATTTGAGGAAAGGGAAAAAATGAGAGGCGGAGAAGGAATTATTAAGATATTGCATTTCTTTAAAAAAGAGGATTTTAAGGCAAATGTAAGATTATGTGCAAAATTGATTATAGAGCCAGGTTGTTCAATTGGATTACATCAACATCTTGATGAGGATGAAGTATTTATTATTTTAAAAGGAAAAGGTATTATGTATGATGGTAAAAATGAATATTCTGTTAAGGAAGGTGATGCAATTTTAACAGGAAATGGCGAGCAACATTCAATAAAAAATATAGGAAAAGATAATCTTGAAATAATTGCTTTTATATCAAAATATTAA
- a CDS encoding TPM domain-containing protein: MRKFKLLLNILPLLFISLKPVGYLNDFADTLSDEQKEKIEKRLKDIEKETTNEICVLIIKSLEGKSIEEYANEIFNNWGIGKKGKDNGVLILISLDERKIRIEVGYGLEGYLPDSVCGRIIREIMAPNFKRGDFYAGIYEAIEKIYMTTKGEEVVERENIPPAGFRLLWYTFILLFSFIILGLIGFLFEAVLISFFLINAFLNRNNISQYGLFIFLSLLIPFFFIFILGFISNLLFQNIRRRLKKYYGNRWKEHVPFYLRGSSIYSSGSFHGGGGFSGGFGGFGGGASGGGGASGRW; this comes from the coding sequence ATGAGAAAATTTAAACTTCTTTTAAATATTTTACCACTTCTTTTCATTTCATTAAAACCAGTTGGCTATTTAAATGATTTTGCAGATACTCTTTCAGATGAGCAGAAAGAAAAAATTGAGAAAAGATTAAAAGATATAGAAAAAGAAACAACAAATGAAATATGTGTTTTAATTATAAAATCACTTGAAGGGAAAAGTATTGAAGAGTACGCGAATGAGATTTTTAATAATTGGGGAATAGGTAAAAAGGGAAAAGATAATGGTGTCTTAATTTTAATTTCATTGGATGAAAGAAAGATAAGGATTGAAGTTGGTTATGGACTTGAAGGTTATTTACCTGATTCTGTTTGTGGAAGGATAATTAGAGAGATTATGGCTCCTAATTTCAAAAGAGGAGATTTTTATGCAGGGATTTATGAAGCAATAGAAAAAATATATATGACTACAAAAGGGGAAGAGGTAGTAGAAAGAGAAAATATTCCTCCAGCTGGTTTTCGTCTTTTATGGTATACATTTATCCTTCTTTTCTCTTTTATTATTTTAGGTCTTATTGGTTTTCTTTTTGAGGCAGTTTTAATTTCTTTTTTCCTGATAAATGCCTTTTTAAATAGAAATAATATTTCTCAATATGGGTTATTTATTTTTTTATCATTGCTTATCCCTTTCTTTTTTATTTTTATTTTAGGTTTCATATCAAATCTTTTATTTCAAAATATCAGAAGACGACTAAAGAAATATTATGGAAATAGATGGAAAGAGCATGTTCCTTTTTATTTAAGAGGTTCAAGTATATATTCTTCAGGTTCTTTTCATGGTGGAGGAGGTTTTTCAGGTGGTTTTGGTGGCTTTGGTGGTGGAGCAAGTGGTGGAGGAGGAGCAAGTGGTAGATGGTAA
- a CDS encoding nucleotidyltransferase domain-containing protein, whose product MEEKIKTFVEKTKEIFKERLKSCIIYGSYVKGNYRKGISDINLIVIVDSLSKTDLEEIKKRLSKFAYKNMIRFYLFSEWFLLSSADVFPVEWLDIKENHRVIYGEDITEKIKVEKENLRVEIERKTKQLFLDFQHSIIFERNIYSVIEDVIKNLKFLIPLIEKQMGKRIAIPEGLEIFEKNVKLKKKEIYEKVDEILKFLSEIIYLINERKEKK is encoded by the coding sequence ATGGAAGAAAAAATTAAAACATTTGTTGAAAAAACAAAAGAAATTTTTAAAGAACGACTTAAAAGTTGTATCATTTATGGAAGTTATGTTAAGGGGAATTATAGAAAGGGAATTTCTGACATAAATTTGATTGTAATAGTTGATTCTCTTTCAAAAACAGACCTTGAAGAGATAAAGAAAAGATTGTCAAAATTTGCCTATAAAAATATGATAAGATTTTATTTGTTTTCAGAATGGTTTTTGTTAAGTTCAGCAGATGTTTTTCCTGTTGAATGGCTTGATATAAAAGAAAATCATAGGGTAATTTATGGAGAGGATATAACTGAAAAGATAAAAGTTGAAAAAGAAAATTTACGAGTTGAAATTGAAAGAAAAACAAAGCAGTTATTTCTTGACTTTCAGCATTCTATTATCTTTGAAAGAAATATTTATTCTGTTATAGAAGATGTAATTAAAAATTTAAAATTTCTGATTCCTCTTATTGAAAAGCAGATGGGAAAAAGAATTGCAATACCTGAAGGTTTAGAAATTTTTGAGAAGAATGTAAAATTAAAGAAAAAAGAAATTTATGAGAAAGTTGATGAGATTTTAAAGTTTTTATCAGAGATAATTTATTTGATTAATGAAAGAAAGGAGAAGAAATGA
- a CDS encoding LemA family protein, protein MKRNLNVLLWTILLIFIFGIFVYQYNRLVYLDQKVKSSWAQVENVYQRRNDLIPNLVEVVKGYAKHEKELFIQVTEARTKWQNAKSISEKETAAGEIDRVIGRLLLVVENYPQIKASTNFLSLQDELAGTENRIAVERRRYNIAVEEYNRIAKSFPTFIFVKIFGFDKEKSYFQAEKGSEKAPEIKF, encoded by the coding sequence ATGAAGAGAAATTTGAATGTTTTATTATGGACAATTTTGCTTATTTTTATTTTTGGTATTTTTGTGTATCAGTATAATCGTCTTGTATATCTTGACCAGAAAGTTAAATCAAGTTGGGCTCAGGTTGAAAATGTATATCAGAGAAGAAATGATTTAATCCCAAATCTGGTTGAAGTTGTTAAAGGTTATGCAAAACATGAAAAAGAACTGTTTATACAGGTAACAGAAGCAAGAACCAAATGGCAAAATGCAAAATCTATATCTGAAAAAGAAACTGCAGCAGGAGAAATAGACAGAGTTATTGGGCGACTTTTACTTGTTGTGGAAAACTATCCACAGATAAAAGCAAGTACAAATTTTCTATCATTACAGGATGAACTTGCAGGAACAGAAAACAGAATTGCAGTTGAAAGAAGAAGATACAATATTGCTGTTGAGGAGTATAATAGAATTGCAAAGTCATTTCCGACTTTTATTTTTGTAAAAATTTTTGGTTTTGATAAAGAAAAGAGTTATTTTCAGGCAGAAAAAGGAAGTGAAAAAGCACCTGAAATAAAATTTTAA
- a CDS encoding phospholipase D-like domain-containing protein: MKKIIFFLNFIVSLVSGETEVLFTPSKKTYSYFINLLQNAKKSIYISTYSISPDFLNFLKGKKLDIKIVCEYGEDKNLQIKKIENKNLFHSKFLIIDEEVSIITSANLTFSNFYKNHNNLVIIKDKNLSRYLIKKFDSFWNNYNYTENFKDRNIEIWFSPENDCEGIIEREIKNSTNSINFATFSFTDTNIAEKIIEKRNEGILVKGIIESYNIFPHSVFYLLLSYGCDVRKSCISGFLHDKFFIIDREKVITGSFNPTKSAKENVELLCLINDRNTAEEFYREWRYLYLFKSTKEDI, translated from the coding sequence ATGAAAAAAATAATTTTTTTTCTGAATTTTATTGTTTCACTTGTATCAGGTGAAACTGAAGTCCTTTTTACACCTTCAAAAAAAACTTATTCTTATTTTATAAACTTATTACAGAATGCAAAAAAATCAATTTATATTTCAACCTACTCAATAAGTCCAGATTTCTTAAATTTTCTTAAAGGCAAAAAATTAGATATTAAAATTGTCTGTGAATATGGAGAAGATAAAAACTTGCAAATTAAAAAAATTGAAAATAAAAATCTTTTTCATTCAAAATTTTTAATAATTGATGAAGAAGTATCTATAATTACATCTGCTAATTTGACTTTCAGCAATTTTTATAAAAATCACAATAATCTTGTTATAATTAAGGATAAAAATTTATCAAGGTATCTTATAAAAAAGTTTGATTCTTTCTGGAATAATTACAATTATACAGAAAACTTTAAAGACAGAAATATTGAAATATGGTTTTCTCCTGAAAATGACTGTGAAGGAATTATTGAAAGGGAAATTAAAAATTCAACCAATTCAATAAATTTTGCGACATTTTCTTTTACAGACACAAATATAGCAGAAAAAATTATTGAAAAAAGGAATGAAGGGATTTTGGTTAAAGGAATTATTGAAAGTTATAATATTTTCCCTCATTCTGTCTTTTATCTCCTTTTAAGTTATGGTTGTGATGTAAGAAAAAGTTGTATATCCGGATTTCTGCACGATAAATTTTTTATAATTGATAGGGAAAAAGTTATAACAGGGTCTTTCAATCCAACAAAAAGTGCAAAGGAAAATGTTGAACTTCTCTGTCTGATAAATGATAGAAATACAGCAGAAGAATTTTACAGAGAATGGAGATACTTATATCTTTTTAAATCAACAAAAGAGGATATTTAA
- a CDS encoding alpha-L-fucosidase, with the protein MYEIRKGKGDYEWFIRAKFGLFIHWGLYSLPARHEWVRNREEIPNEIYDEKYFKRFNPDLYNPEEWAKIAKKAGMKYAVITTKHHEGFCLWDSKLTDYKATNTPCKRDLLRDFVEAFRKEGFKIGFYYSLIDWHHPHFTIDRFHPLRNHPEKEKLNKERDMAKYREYLHGQIRELLTEYGKIDILWADFSYPGPDGKGKNDWNSEKLVKMIRELQPHILLNNRLDLEDEYDFVTPEQVVPNEWPEKDGKKIIWESCQTFSGSWGYHRDEATWRDTEEIIKTLIDCVSKGGNLLLNVGPTARGEFDYRARERLEKIGEWMKYHFSSIYDCTKAPEEFKIPENCKLTYNPEKNRLYVHILSWPYKFLVLEGKAYKEQVEYAQLLNDGSEIKIGTDEWHKKQLGEKEGKILTLPPFKPNVAVPVIELFLK; encoded by the coding sequence ATGTATGAAATAAGAAAAGGGAAAGGAGATTATGAATGGTTTATAAGAGCAAAATTTGGTCTTTTTATTCACTGGGGACTATATTCTTTACCTGCAAGACATGAATGGGTAAGAAACAGGGAAGAAATACCGAATGAAATTTATGATGAGAAATATTTTAAAAGATTTAATCCAGACCTTTATAATCCAGAAGAATGGGCAAAGATAGCAAAAAAGGCAGGTATGAAATATGCAGTTATTACAACAAAACATCATGAAGGATTCTGTCTCTGGGATAGCAAACTGACTGATTATAAGGCAACAAATACTCCCTGTAAAAGAGATTTATTGAGGGATTTTGTAGAAGCATTCAGAAAAGAAGGATTTAAAATTGGTTTTTATTATTCTTTAATTGACTGGCATCATCCTCATTTTACAATTGACAGATTTCATCCATTAAGAAATCATCCAGAAAAAGAAAAGTTGAATAAAGAAAGAGATATGGCAAAATACAGAGAGTATTTACACGGTCAGATTAGAGAATTGTTAACAGAATATGGAAAAATAGATATACTCTGGGCAGATTTTAGTTATCCTGGTCCTGATGGAAAAGGGAAAAATGACTGGAATTCAGAAAAACTTGTAAAGATGATAAGAGAATTACAACCACATATTTTACTCAATAATAGGCTTGACCTTGAAGATGAATATGATTTTGTTACTCCTGAACAGGTGGTTCCAAATGAATGGCCAGAAAAAGATGGGAAAAAAATTATATGGGAATCATGTCAGACATTTTCTGGTTCATGGGGTTATCACAGAGATGAGGCAACATGGAGAGATACAGAAGAAATAATAAAAACACTTATTGACTGTGTGAGTAAAGGTGGAAATTTACTTTTAAATGTGGGACCAACTGCAAGAGGGGAATTTGATTATAGAGCAAGAGAACGACTTGAAAAAATTGGAGAATGGATGAAATATCATTTTTCAAGCATTTATGATTGTACCAAAGCTCCTGAAGAGTTTAAAATACCTGAAAATTGTAAATTGACATATAATCCTGAAAAAAATCGTCTCTATGTTCATATCCTTTCATGGCCTTATAAGTTTTTAGTACTTGAAGGAAAAGCATATAAAGAACAAGTTGAATATGCACAATTACTTAATGATGGAAGTGAAATAAAAATAGGGACAGATGAATGGCACAAAAAACAATTGGGAGAAAAAGAAGGAAAAATACTCACATTACCACCTTTTAAACCAAATGTCGCTGTTCCTGTAATAGAATTGTTTTTAAAATGA